The DNA window TTTTGATTAAAGCGTGGttgtattttgttaaaaatattttatatatatatatatatattatgatatgctgattttaaaaaaataaaaaaatatattattttgattattttgtacatgaaaaatattttaaaaagtaattgtaattatattttcaaacaaaacagGTCCTAAAAGGCAAAACAAAACGgcctttcaaaaaatattttttaaaagtaattgtaattatattttcaaacaaaacatgCTCTAAAAGGAAAAACGAAACAGGCCctaaaaggccgttttcaattTGCTAATCGTGGTTACACAATCCTCTACCACGTTGTGAGGTCCTTGCTGCTCTAATGCACCCAGAGTGAATCCCAGCAATTTTCCTGGTTCCAAGCTGCTCGTCATCGAGGACGGGCTCCTCACTAACTGGTGGAATCACAACTTTATACGACAGTAAGCTAACAACCTATTTAGCAAGATAGAATGCCGTTCTCTGGAAGGTTCTTGCATTTGTTACGTTTCTTAAGAGATGTGGATGAGCACTGTCAAGACTGGAAATCCAATGTAGCATGCAAATTGCTTCAATCAATTGAATTCTTAAGAGATGTGGATGAGCTATCGTAGAGGATTCAACAATTGAGCATCACTGGTTGGTAATCCTGATGAGATATGACCAGGGCAAGTTACTCAAATAATTACCAGATAAATTTCAAGGAATCCTGTTCGGCCAGGGTGGTCCTAAAAGTAACATCTTTCTAACATTTTGCGAGACATGTCTTCGGTGCCTCTGACCAAAATCTCCCAACATTCAGCAGTTCCTATTTCCTTTACCAACAAACCGAATGACGGTCCCCAGCCAATCTTCAGGAAGAGTGCCTTTCACCTCTCCACTTAAAGCCCTCGAAGAATGGGTTGTTGCTGCCTGTGttcaaccaaatatatatatatatatatatatatatatatatatatatatatatatatatgaaaaaggatcaagaaaaataaaaacaatgacagCGTATAAAGCAAAGACCAGGCTGAAAGCTATCAATCACCTTCACAATGTAGACATCAATTCCAAGTTTTGCAATCAATGCAGCTTCTGATATCTTGGTCGCCATTCCACCAGTCGTATCATGGGCTGCAACAGTTGTTTCAACTGCAGGCAAGGAATAAAAAACGTATGTTGATCTCACAGCAAAGGACTTATAATCCCCTTTTGGAATATCACTTTGCGAGGACTCTAATCAAGGcgaagaaaaatcatattttccaCTTGCATCAACAAGCCAGGAAAACCACCAGGCACTTGTCCTGAGATTTGAATCTCTTAACACTAATTATATATCACTGGTGTAAACAATATCCACGGGGATGCcaaatgtttatttaatttctattgcACAAGAATCTTCCTACTGAAAAGGAAGAGTTCATCTTCTAGAGAAATACCATACTGCAGATGAAAGTACAGATTTAAGGTCAAATTTTgtgaaaaactaatttttgtaGATGCAAATAAGAGGGCATTGTTTTACTACTGCTTAGCAACGCCTATTTCAAGTGCTATGAACTCGCCATGCATATTAATACAGGACATCCAACTCACAGATAGCAATTTGCAACATCAAATGCTGAAACAACCACACAAACCTTGCTTTTTCATGTCCTCAAGTGTTGGTTTCACAACAGACCAGCTCCCATCTTCACTCACAGCTGTGTTTTAGAAATTGGTTACTTATGCCCTTCCAGGGTGACATATCAAACTAATTTTGGAGACTATCATCCATTGAAAAGATAGAGTTTGTTGTGAGTGCTCACCGATCTCCCTCAAGAGGACTGCATTAGGTTCTGAAGGAGGACGGTCATAGACACCCAAAACATCTGTCTGTAGTCCAAATTAATTGGATAACAAGAAGAGAATTGCgctttttattacaaaatatgCAGGTTAATGCCATGGTGACTGGCCTAGCTACCCAAAAACAGAGGCCATCTAAGATTGTCAATTTCAGGAACTAATTGATCAACTTCATCATAAATGCAACATCAAACTGACAAGAATTTGATCCTACTTCAAAACTCATCATTTGTACAGTTTATATGGAGAAATGGATAAAAGCTAGGAGTAGAATTAATTAAGTGGACCATCTTTGAGCTATCTGATTCTGGTTGTGCAGAGAGAAACAGAAGGTGATTTGACAATGAACCACAAAGCTCTGTCCAAGAAATGCAATAATATGAGATAATGTCATGGAAAAAGGATACCAGGAAAACAACATATTCAGGTTTCAAATAGGCTGCAAGATGACGTATAATAACATCACCACTCAATATGGTGCATCCCTGATtaaataagcaaataaaaaaatgtcagtttcaatttaaaaaccaaGAGAGTATATCAACCCTTAGAGTGAACAAACCTGCAAATCATCAAGTACAGCATCTCCATGTAAGACCTATAAAGCAAAACGAGATCTATGATAGTACAGCATGTTGAAAAAACCCAGCCAACAAAGAAcatgaagagaaagaaaaatgatcaCTCCTCCTTCAAGAATTAGTAAACACCAAAACAATGGGTTCACACTAGAAATATGTCCTAGTGGTTTATGCTGACTAACAAAGTGAGAAATCCATCATCACCTCCAATAACAAATATACAAATAAGCTGATATGTGTTGCTGGAGGTCTAAGAGAGGATTTTTCATCTCCATAACTTTcaccttcttctttctttcttttctctttctccgtctttttttttttttgctgctttgcaacttaaatttctcctctgccatttattcaaattttatagtACAAAAAGACCTTACAACCTCTAAAAGCCTTGCATGATTGGCGTTTATGCGTTGATGAATTGAGATAAGGATTTCAAAGTACAAATTTGTGTCctatattttgtaatttcagAAACTTATATGATGATTGAGCAATCCCTAAATTATGGCAGCCAAATTtctataaattaagtttttagcaACTTATTGAATTTACAGCTTCTCCAGAATCCAAACATTGAGCTTTTCTATATTGTTGGTTGCTAAATATAATCCTGTGAGTGTTATATGCTGCACTTTTAGACACAAGAATTCAATTGTTTGCTTGCAAAAACATCATGACCAGATAACTAACAATTCCTGTTTTTGAGATTTCAGAATCCTTGGTTAGTCATTTCCATCCATTTGCAAAGTCAACAAGTTTATACGATATGTTTGTCACTCATTGAAGATCAGGATCTTCATGTATTTCCTCATATCTGGGTACTGCATTCCAAGCAATTTCATGTGCTGCAATTTTACTGCTGACATACAAGTTCAGTTTCATTTGACAAGCAAAACAGCAAAAAAAGAGATAAGAACTGGTATGTTTTGATCAATTGACCTCAACTAGTTTGGGATTGACGCGTACAATTATACATACTATTCTTGTTCCTTAAATAGTAAAGTTTATAGAAAGCAATGATTCATAAGATTTCAATTcacaaaataaagtaaagagGAAGAAATCTATCTTACAGGTACGAATCCAGAGTTGATTGCCTGAGCTACCATTGATAAATCAGCAGATGCCATCTGTGGAAACAAATTAGAGACCAGAATTAGAAGAGATCATACAGAATTCTCCATCATCAATAATGAAGATAATCACGGAAAGTCCCATATTTGAGCCATATTAGTAAACAAATACACTCATTTCTCAATGCCTCTAACATTTCTTTCAGAAGTTGTCCATCCACATGAAAATGGAGACATTCCAATGGAAGGAATGCCCtctgccataaaaaaaaaaaaacctttgttaGAGTCATATGCTATATTCCCAGAAACACAATGCAGAAATAGCTGCCAAtgagaaaatagaaagaattttCATGG is part of the Populus alba chromosome 10, ASM523922v2, whole genome shotgun sequence genome and encodes:
- the LOC118042996 gene encoding isopentenyl phosphate kinase isoform X1 encodes the protein MEDTTTLSVTKPIRCIVKLGGAAITCKNDLEKINEENVEIVSSQLREAMITGSSSRKVLGMDWSKRPGKSGISCDADDFEDQNLDSSSFVVVHGAGSFGHFQASKSGVHKGGLNKPLVKAGFVATRISVTTLNLEIVRALAREGIPSIGMSPFSCGWTTSERNMASADLSMVAQAINSGFVPVLHGDAVLDDLQGCTILSGDVIIRHLAAYLKPEYVVFLTDVLGVYDRPPSEPNAVLLREIAVSEDGSWSVVKPTLEDMKKQVETTVAAHDTTGGMATKISEAALIAKLGIDVYIVKAATTHSSRALSGEVKGTLPEDWLGTVIRFVGKGNRNC
- the LOC118042996 gene encoding isopentenyl phosphate kinase isoform X2, yielding MITGSSSRKVLGMDWSKRPGKSGISCDADDFEDQNLDSSSFVVVHGAGSFGHFQASKSGVHKGGLNKPLVKAGFVATRISVTTLNLEIVRALAREGIPSIGMSPFSCGWTTSERNMASADLSMVAQAINSGFVPVLHGDAVLDDLQGCTILSGDVIIRHLAAYLKPEYVVFLTDVLGVYDRPPSEPNAVLLREIAVSEDGSWSVVKPTLEDMKKQVETTVAAHDTTGGMATKISEAALIAKLGIDVYIVKAATTHSSRALSGEVKGTLPEDWLGTVIRFVGKGNRNC